One window of the Archaeoglobus sulfaticallidus PM70-1 genome contains the following:
- a CDS encoding LEA type 2 family protein: MKKLAVLIIIGFIIAGCSQVKLGKPEIRSIENHWGGIHEDYSEVITNIKVYNPNPVPIPLKDVETKIYMNSIEMGHGSALKSEIAANTESTIELSTKIDNSKIPEWWVSHIKNGEKSTMLFEGDLVFDLKVTEFKYPIKLTRTVETNILSGFKLDKPEEIRFNGIKVRILSLDTRWGEVTKDYTEIIATAEIESNLKVMLEKISYTIEMNGIKVGEGESNILQEVGGKTKVEFITKIDNNKLTEWWISHLKNGERTEVRLNAKGIVSVHDEKEEITLIDQVIAFQTNFG; this comes from the coding sequence ATGAAAAAGCTGGCAGTTTTGATTATAATCGGTTTCATAATCGCCGGATGCAGTCAGGTGAAGCTTGGAAAGCCGGAGATCAGGAGCATTGAAAATCACTGGGGTGGGATCCATGAGGATTACTCTGAGGTCATAACCAACATCAAGGTTTACAATCCCAATCCAGTACCCATCCCGCTGAAGGATGTTGAGACCAAGATTTACATGAACTCCATAGAGATGGGTCATGGCTCAGCATTGAAATCAGAGATAGCTGCAAACACCGAATCAACCATAGAGCTATCAACGAAGATAGACAACTCCAAAATCCCTGAGTGGTGGGTAAGCCACATCAAAAACGGAGAGAAATCAACGATGCTCTTCGAGGGAGATCTCGTATTCGATTTGAAGGTGACGGAATTCAAGTACCCGATCAAGCTAACGAGAACAGTCGAGACCAACATCCTTTCAGGATTTAAGCTGGACAAACCGGAAGAGATAAGATTCAATGGCATAAAGGTGAGGATCCTGTCACTGGATACGAGATGGGGGGAGGTCACGAAGGACTACACCGAGATAATCGCGACAGCCGAGATCGAGAGCAACCTGAAGGTTATGCTGGAGAAGATAAGCTATACAATAGAGATGAACGGCATAAAGGTTGGGGAGGGAGAGAGCAATATCTTGCAAGAAGTAGGTGGCAAAACAAAGGTCGAGTTCATAACGAAGATAGATAACAACAAGCTCACAGAGTGGTGGATCAGCCATCTGAAGAATGGTGAGAGAACAGAGGTCAGGCTGAACGCTAAAGGCATCGTTTCTGTGCATGATGAAAAAGAAGAGATAACCCTGATAGACCAGGTAATAGCGTTCCAGACGAACTTTGGCTAA
- a CDS encoding DNA double-strand break repair nuclease NurA, with protein sequence MPFDRVLNSRVIETVYEVKRFLDSESYEDVKPEIERLRVEVDSENWKFEVLRDVRVVGVDGSQLRYLKEFGVPFGAVQVAKLILIHGKGEYRVDYRTKWVESDKSLDLERFELELKTMLEELESDILFFDGSFSVSFANQYRKDIRDRYFQLISEFLEKSKNRAFVVGFIDRSYSKDLFRPYDSFILKNYLRNFEYTEPMPCTELNDVFFSYLKIGNSVVRVEFPKWMAGMHDVFMRYVVAECLLGSTRQYPYVLERAHMYAVISEREREIIGKMIGREISYKWMAKYLRR encoded by the coding sequence ATGCCGTTTGACAGGGTTCTGAACTCAAGGGTTATTGAAACGGTTTACGAAGTGAAGAGGTTTCTGGACAGCGAGTCCTATGAAGATGTAAAGCCTGAAATCGAGAGACTCAGAGTGGAGGTTGACTCAGAGAACTGGAAGTTCGAGGTTCTCAGGGATGTGAGGGTTGTTGGGGTTGACGGCAGCCAGCTCAGATACCTCAAGGAGTTCGGAGTGCCGTTCGGTGCCGTACAGGTTGCCAAACTGATTCTTATTCACGGGAAAGGGGAATACCGAGTAGACTACAGAACGAAGTGGGTGGAGAGTGATAAGAGCCTGGATCTCGAGAGGTTTGAGCTTGAGCTAAAAACGATGCTTGAGGAGCTTGAGAGCGATATTCTGTTCTTCGATGGCAGCTTTTCAGTTTCCTTTGCAAACCAGTACAGAAAGGATATAAGGGACAGATACTTCCAGCTCATAAGCGAGTTCCTGGAGAAGAGCAAAAACAGGGCTTTTGTTGTCGGTTTCATTGACAGAAGCTACTCGAAAGACTTATTCAGACCATACGATAGCTTTATCCTCAAAAACTATCTGAGGAACTTTGAGTACACAGAGCCAATGCCCTGTACGGAATTGAATGATGTTTTCTTCTCGTACCTCAAGATTGGAAACTCTGTAGTGAGGGTCGAGTTCCCGAAGTGGATGGCTGGAATGCATGATGTGTTCATGAGATATGTTGTCGCTGAATGTCTGCTCGGCAGCACCAGACAGTATCCGTATGTGCTCGAGAGGGCTCACATGTACGCTGTAATCAGTGAGAGGGAGAGGGAGATAATCGGCAAGATGATTGGAAGGGAGATATCATATAAGTGGATGGCAAAGTATCTCAGAAGGTGA
- a CDS encoding AAA family ATPase, whose protein sequence is MIREVVLENIKSYEFERIEFSEGLNAIIGENGAGKTTILEAIGFALFDSIAYKISDFLRRGAKKGLVRVRFTSLDGRDYEVVRKITESGTSEYYINDLEAGRVAEGKDVLEFIKLAFGIDGDQKTFFENAIGVLQGKMTSQFLESPSVRNRIFSPIIGVESYKKAYERSREYENFLSDKIHDGEKKIISLKKDVELKSSVEQDLKKLKAKKDSLIKKKKIILKELNALKKKHDELSEIKDKIDDLKQKISRKQDKLSSEKEDLSKLKQELSKILEIEKKTKELEASYREYLDLENRLEELDAEERDLSKKLDELSEVSVEIEKLKTQISSTKKALKEIEEKEKEIDGIKEDARREEVLLKEISAIELLSVERDQLKKRLRDITKDIEQKSIKLEELKRREEKFREAMEKLEKLSNIEEKYEKLLKLSVRLSEDRKSIIENIKAVKTNLCPILDEKCDRIHQKIDDLERKLRVVEERLEEVDKKMNAAKKAVEVKNRLESAISKLKAELKQKEEIENEIKEKIKTRNEIESRTKEIDSKLEQKENIIQEFERVKGSLERLKILESEIGKKSDLIEELKNLENRLEHLNSIAKDLEPSKSKYTSVKEEIEKIAKRLKILRPAYDSYLSLAPQIKKKDELKNRISELEGGINRLKQEIVSMEVQLKSLEEKFNSEEFESLSQKMLEIMSEKGKVEGEIKGVSESIEKLESSLAELKEREKEYLRLKDEMDRLKRKLEFIRALREIFNLAVPEITKAYVSAVSEIANRFFCELMDDYNWEIEWTEDFGIKARYRGREISFAQMSGGEQMCAAIAIRLALMTVLSNMKVAFFDEPTQNMDEVRRKNLAIQLSKIKGFRQIFVITHDDTFEEMVENAIKIVKENGISRVV, encoded by the coding sequence ATGATACGGGAGGTTGTGCTTGAGAACATCAAGAGCTACGAGTTTGAGAGGATCGAGTTCAGCGAAGGATTGAATGCGATAATTGGTGAGAACGGTGCTGGAAAGACAACGATTCTTGAAGCGATAGGCTTCGCACTTTTCGACTCAATAGCATACAAGATATCCGATTTTCTGAGGAGGGGAGCGAAAAAGGGGCTCGTTAGAGTTAGATTCACCTCGCTCGATGGCAGGGATTACGAGGTTGTAAGAAAAATAACAGAAAGCGGAACATCGGAATACTACATAAACGATCTCGAAGCGGGCAGGGTTGCTGAAGGGAAAGACGTTCTCGAGTTCATAAAGTTAGCCTTCGGGATAGATGGCGACCAAAAAACCTTCTTTGAGAATGCTATAGGAGTTTTACAGGGAAAGATGACCTCTCAATTCCTTGAATCTCCAAGCGTGAGGAACAGGATATTCTCTCCGATAATCGGGGTTGAAAGCTACAAGAAAGCGTATGAAAGAAGCAGAGAGTACGAGAACTTCCTATCAGATAAAATTCACGATGGTGAGAAGAAGATCATCTCTCTCAAGAAAGATGTTGAGCTGAAGAGTAGCGTTGAGCAGGATCTCAAAAAGCTTAAAGCTAAGAAAGATTCTCTGATCAAAAAGAAAAAGATAATTCTAAAAGAGCTGAATGCTCTGAAGAAAAAACATGATGAGCTTTCTGAGATAAAAGATAAGATTGATGATTTAAAGCAAAAAATCTCCAGAAAACAGGACAAACTGAGCTCTGAGAAAGAGGATCTCTCCAAGCTCAAGCAGGAATTAAGTAAAATCCTTGAGATAGAAAAGAAAACTAAAGAGTTGGAGGCGTCATATAGGGAATACCTCGACCTTGAGAATAGGTTAGAGGAACTTGACGCTGAAGAGAGAGATCTGTCGAAAAAGTTGGATGAGCTTTCTGAGGTTTCAGTGGAAATCGAGAAGCTGAAAACTCAGATAAGTTCGACAAAAAAAGCTCTAAAAGAGATAGAAGAAAAAGAGAAGGAAATTGATGGGATCAAAGAAGATGCGAGAAGAGAGGAGGTGTTGCTGAAAGAGATTTCAGCAATAGAGTTGCTATCTGTGGAGAGAGATCAGCTGAAAAAGAGGCTCAGGGATATCACCAAGGACATCGAACAGAAATCCATCAAGCTGGAAGAGCTTAAGAGAAGAGAAGAGAAGTTCAGAGAGGCTATGGAGAAACTGGAAAAGCTCTCAAACATTGAGGAAAAGTATGAAAAACTTCTAAAGCTCTCGGTCAGGCTTTCTGAAGACAGGAAATCCATTATCGAGAACATAAAAGCTGTCAAAACAAATCTATGCCCCATTCTGGATGAAAAGTGTGATAGAATACATCAGAAGATAGATGATCTGGAGAGAAAGTTAAGGGTTGTTGAGGAGAGGCTTGAGGAAGTTGACAAAAAAATGAACGCAGCAAAAAAAGCCGTAGAGGTGAAGAACAGACTTGAGAGTGCAATATCAAAATTGAAGGCTGAACTGAAGCAGAAAGAGGAGATCGAAAATGAGATAAAAGAAAAAATAAAGACCAGAAATGAGATTGAGAGTAGAACAAAGGAGATCGACTCCAAACTTGAGCAAAAGGAGAATATAATTCAGGAGTTCGAGAGAGTTAAGGGGAGCCTTGAGAGATTGAAGATACTTGAATCCGAGATTGGCAAAAAATCTGATCTGATCGAGGAGCTAAAAAATCTGGAGAACAGGCTTGAGCATCTAAACAGTATTGCAAAGGATCTAGAGCCATCTAAATCGAAGTACACAAGTGTAAAAGAGGAGATCGAGAAGATCGCGAAAAGACTGAAGATTTTGAGGCCAGCATACGATAGCTACCTCTCATTAGCCCCTCAAATCAAGAAAAAGGATGAGCTAAAAAACAGGATTTCCGAACTTGAAGGAGGAATTAACAGGCTAAAACAGGAAATCGTGTCCATGGAAGTTCAGCTAAAATCTCTCGAAGAGAAATTCAACAGTGAGGAGTTCGAGAGCCTATCTCAGAAGATGCTTGAAATCATGAGCGAGAAGGGGAAGGTTGAGGGGGAGATTAAAGGTGTGAGCGAGAGCATAGAGAAGCTGGAGTCCAGCTTGGCCGAGCTTAAGGAGAGAGAAAAGGAGTATTTGAGACTTAAAGATGAGATGGACAGGTTGAAAAGAAAGCTCGAGTTTATCAGGGCATTGAGAGAGATCTTCAATCTTGCAGTGCCTGAAATAACGAAAGCTTATGTCTCTGCAGTATCTGAGATAGCGAACAGGTTCTTCTGTGAGCTTATGGATGACTACAATTGGGAAATTGAGTGGACAGAGGATTTCGGAATCAAAGCAAGGTACAGAGGAAGGGAGATAAGCTTTGCACAGATGAGCGGTGGAGAGCAGATGTGTGCTGCGATAGCGATAAGGCTTGCCCTGATGACGGTTCTCTCGAACATGAAGGTTGCCTTTTTCGATGAACCAACCCAGAATATGGACGAGGTCAGAAGAAAGAACCTTGCCATACAGCTTTCAAAAATAAAGGGATTCAGGCAGATATTCGTGATAACCCATGACGATACCTTTGAGGAAATGGTCGAGAACGCGATAAAAATCGTTAAGGAGAATGGTATCTCCAGAGTTGTGTGA
- a CDS encoding elongation factor 1-beta: MGDVVMKIKVMPADVNVDLEKIYSEIEKIKSEKISLRDKKIQPIAFGLKALLLMAVMPDEGSIGDEFVEAIKKIEGVESVEIESVELL; the protein is encoded by the coding sequence ATGGGCGATGTTGTAATGAAAATCAAGGTAATGCCAGCAGATGTTAATGTGGATCTCGAAAAGATCTACTCGGAGATAGAGAAAATCAAAAGCGAGAAAATAAGCCTGAGAGATAAGAAGATCCAGCCCATCGCGTTCGGCCTTAAAGCTCTGTTGCTTATGGCCGTAATGCCTGATGAGGGATCTATTGGAGATGAGTTCGTAGAAGCTATCAAAAAAATTGAGGGTGTTGAGAGCGTAGAGATCGAATCTGTGGAGCTTCTCTAA
- a CDS encoding HVO_2753 family zinc finger protein, with product MEVHKCISCGENLIGMNYVKFPCPNCNESIYRCKRCRKLANLYKCPSCGFVGP from the coding sequence ATGGAAGTTCACAAATGTATATCATGTGGGGAGAACCTGATAGGAATGAACTACGTGAAGTTCCCGTGTCCTAACTGTAATGAGAGTATATATCGCTGTAAGAGGTGTAGAAAGCTCGCAAATCTGTATAAATGCCCATCATGTGGATTTGTTGGGCCATAA
- a CDS encoding metallophosphoesterase family protein translates to MIKFAHLADVHVGNRQYGSYERQMDFAQAFLNAIKFCVSEKVDFIIISGDLFHKKSEIDPLTLLQVKKVLEIPKKAEIPVIAVEGNHDSTYFRENYTWLDYLAGSDLLINLKPSFDDGLVVEEWDGEGAYIDLDGVRIYGMKYYGSLTERILDEYAKKIKRSGFTIFVSHIGVEGYVKNMYGCIGSSKLHRLRGRVDYIALGHVHKAFVEDDFIFNPGSLEICDISEVDYDRGVFIVEFDGEVRYSLRNEFYKPRDFLIAKYRFKDRSFDDFSKFLRERARNLNRPVVDLTIDVEREMRLKINEEEVRKIVERACNPLLTRIHWNVGGYFTPINLDGEARESIEKSVIKQLLENYSYGDISSEVLDLKRIFNSSFNLKMVDRMVEDILFESGKDDEKDYESKIEDDSKNEDSEEDSEVWDWRSAVSKGK, encoded by the coding sequence GTGATTAAATTCGCCCATCTTGCAGATGTTCATGTTGGCAACAGGCAGTACGGCAGTTATGAAAGGCAGATGGATTTTGCTCAGGCTTTTTTAAATGCGATAAAGTTTTGCGTTTCTGAAAAGGTAGATTTCATCATCATTTCCGGAGATCTATTCCACAAAAAATCCGAAATCGATCCGCTGACATTACTTCAGGTTAAGAAGGTGCTTGAGATACCAAAAAAAGCTGAAATACCCGTTATCGCTGTGGAAGGAAACCATGACTCCACATACTTCAGAGAGAACTACACGTGGCTGGACTATCTTGCTGGAAGTGATCTGCTGATAAACCTCAAGCCCAGTTTCGATGACGGGCTTGTTGTTGAGGAATGGGATGGGGAAGGTGCATACATAGATCTAGATGGGGTAAGAATATACGGAATGAAGTACTACGGCTCCCTTACTGAGAGGATACTGGATGAATATGCGAAAAAAATTAAAAGATCAGGATTCACGATATTCGTCTCGCACATAGGTGTTGAGGGGTATGTCAAGAACATGTATGGATGTATAGGCTCATCCAAGCTTCACAGGCTGAGGGGCAGGGTTGACTACATAGCACTGGGTCATGTTCACAAGGCTTTTGTTGAGGATGACTTCATTTTCAATCCTGGAAGCCTTGAGATATGTGACATATCGGAGGTTGATTACGACAGGGGGGTTTTCATCGTTGAGTTCGATGGAGAGGTCAGATACAGCCTGAGAAACGAGTTCTACAAACCAAGAGATTTTCTGATTGCAAAGTATCGATTCAAGGATAGAAGCTTCGATGATTTCTCGAAATTTTTGAGAGAGAGAGCCAGGAATCTGAACAGGCCTGTTGTTGATCTCACGATTGATGTTGAAAGGGAGATGAGGCTCAAGATTAACGAGGAAGAGGTAAGGAAGATTGTTGAGAGAGCCTGCAACCCGCTGCTCACAAGAATCCACTGGAATGTTGGTGGTTACTTTACTCCAATCAACCTAGATGGAGAAGCGAGAGAGAGTATTGAGAAGTCCGTGATAAAACAGCTTCTCGAAAACTATAGCTATGGAGACATATCCAGCGAGGTTCTTGATTTGAAGAGGATATTCAACTCTTCCTTCAATCTGAAGATGGTCGACAGGATGGTTGAGGACATTCTGTTTGAGTCCGGAAAGGATGATGAAAAGGATTATGAAAGTAAAATCGAAGATGACAGTAAAAACGAGGATTCCGAAGAGGATTCTGAAGTCTGGGACTGGAGGAGTGCTGTCAGCAAAGGAAAATAG